The genomic DNA GCAGACCTCGATCCCGCGCGCCAGATAGGCGTCGGTCACGGCGGTCAAAAGCGTGTCGTCGCGAGTGTCTTTGCTGCGCGTAATAAAATGTGGGGCCATGGTGCGGATGCAGAACAGGTCGGGCAGGTGCCGCAGCCAAACCGATCCCTGGAACATCAGGTCGGCTTTGAACAGCTTGCCCGCCATCGTCATCCGCTGGACGCCATGCCGACGGAAGAACCGCAACTGGCCTCCCATTTTGGCGACGCCAAACCAACGGACCTCATCGCAGATGTCATTCAAACTTTCGCAAGCGTGACCGCGGATCGCAGCGCAGGCGACCCGATGGTTCTGCCGCTTCAGCGACTCGGCAACCAGAATCGGAAACCGCCCCCATCCAGCGATCAGCCCGACGGTGCTGCCACTCGGCGAAGCGTTGGCGATGGACGGGCTCGGTAGCGTAGCCGAATTCATGGCGGACAGGGGATACGAGGGAAGGGATTGGGGACGGCCCGGCGTTATTCCGCGCGGGCCGTTGGATTGGTTTGCGGCGACTAAGCAGCTTTCGTTTGCGAAGCGTTAGGCTCCTGCATTTTTGAGAGCTGCTTTTCGAGCGTTTTGATCTGACGACGCATCTCGGGCAAACGACGCCACATCGCAAAGATCTGCATCTGTTCCTTCTGCTTCGTCGCCGGGCTGCCCAAGTAGACGTTGCCTGGTTCGCAGTCGGCCATCACGCCACCTTGAGCTCCCACGATCACGCCGTCGCCCAGTTTGATGTGGTCCTTCAGTCCAACTTGCCCGGCCAGCACGACGTAGTCGCCGGTGCTGCTGCTGCCCGCGATGCCGACTTGCGAGCAGATCAGGTTGTGGCGACCGACCTGAACGTTGTGGGCGATCTGCACTTGGTTGTCGATCTTGGTCCCGCATCCGATCCGCGTCGCGCCGTAGGTGCCGCGATCGATCGTCACCGCGGCGCCGATCTCGACATCGGCTTCGACGTGAACGTAGCCGAGCTGCCCGGTGCGGATGTGTTTTCCTTCCGACTGGCGATATCCGAAACCAAAGGCTCCCAAAATCGAACCGCCATGAATCCAGACGCGATCTTCGAGGATTGTGTTTTCATACAGCAGCACGCCTGGCATCAGGTTCACTTCCGAACCCAAGGTGCAGCCGGCCATCACGGTCACGCCGGAGACGAGGTTGCAACGCGGCCCGATCGTGACGTTCGCACCGATCACACATCCCGGGCCGATCGTCGCATCGTGGGCGATCTGCGCCGAAGGGTCGACGACGGCGTGGGGGCTGATTCCGGCGGGTGCCACGACCTGCGAAGGGCGGAACTTTGCCACGATCTCCATAAACGCGGCGTGAACATCCGGCACGATCAGCTGAACCAGCGGACAGTTTTCGAGTTCTGATGCGACGACAACAGCCGACGCTGCTGTCGATTCCAAATCGGACCGACGTTCAACATTGTCCAACAGCGTGATTTCGCTGGCCGATGCTTCGCCGATCGGGTTGGCACCGGTGATCTGCAGCGAATCGTCGCCGATCACGGTGGCGGCAAGTTCGTTTGCAAGCTGGCGGATGGCGATCGGCTTCATGGGGGCTTCCTTGCTTTGGCGAAAATTGCGGGGTGAGACTCGCGATCGTGCGAATCGCCCACCTGCCGGGGGCGAGCAGATATCTGCATCGTTAAATAACAACTTCGCGGTCTCGGTCGCAATATGAATGCGTTTCGCGGCGGCGAGCCCTTTGGTAAACCGGGCGATTTGCAGCGAATTCGCGACCCGTCGCTATCCTACTTGCGTTTTTTAAGGGGCGCAGCCAGACTTTGCCTATGAAATATGTCATCATCATTCCCGACGGATGTGCGGACGAAGCGCTCGAAGCTCTGGGGGGCAAAACCCCGCTGCAAGCAGCTCAAATTCCCCACATGGATGCGATCGCAGCTGCCGGCACGGTTGGCTTGAGCAACAATACGCCGGCTCATTTTCCAGCCGGTTCGGAGGTCGCCAACCTCTGCCTGCTCGGCTACGACCCGAATCAATACTTCACAGGCCGGGCGCCGCTGGAAGCTGCGGCGCAAGGGATCGAGCTGGGCCCCCACGACTGGGCGGTTCGCTGCAACCTGGTCACGATCGAAGACCAGACGATGGTCGATTTCACGGCCGATCACATCACGACCGCCGAATCGACCGAGCTGCTGAAATCGCTGCAAGAGAAATTGGGGAGCGATCAGATCCAGTTTGTCCCGGGCGTCAGCTACCGCAATCTGATGCTGTTTCGCGGTTCCGCCGAATCGCCCGCACCGTTTGGGCAGGAAACTCGGACCAGCGCCCCGCACGATCTGACCGATCTTCCGGTCGTCGACGATTTCCCCCGCGGTCCCGGCAGCGACTTGATCAGCGAGCTGATGGCTGCGTCGCACGAGATCTTCGCCGATCATCCCGTCAACGTCGCCCGCCGCGCCGCCGGTAAACGGCCAGCGACCAATGTCTGGTTGTGGGGGCAGGGGCGTGCTCCCAGCTTGCCACCGTTCCGCGAAGCCTATGGCCCGCAAGGCGTGATGATCACGGCAGTCGATCTGCTGCGTGGGATCGCTGCGATCGTCGGTTGGCCGCGGATCGAAGTCGCCGGGGCGACCGGTTATTTGGATACCGATTACGCAGCCAAGGGGCAAGCGGCGATCGAAGCGCTCAAGGAATACGACCTCGTCTGCGTTCACATCGAAGCTCCCGACGAAGCGAGCCACGAGGGGCGGTACGACGCGAAGATCGAAGCGTTGCAGCAGATCGATTCGCAGATCGTCGGCCCGCTGCACGCGGCGCTGCAGGCGCAGGGGGACTATCGAATTTTGGTGATGCCCGATCACCCGACCTTCTGTTCCACCAAGAAGCACACGCACGGCATGGTTCCGTTTGCGATTGCCGGTTCCGACACAAAGGCCGACCCGGCGCAAACGTTTGACGAAGTCGCTGCCGCATCGACCGGCAAAAGCTTCGACCAGGGATGGGACTTGATGAAAGAATTTACAGCCCGGTAGCTCTGGCCCCATCGCTCCACGTCAACCACACGCCCAAACCTCCACACAGCTATGTCATTGATCGTTCAGAAATTTGGCGGCACCAGCGTTGCCGATGTCGAAAAGATTCGCGCTGCCGCTCGCAAAGCGATCCGCGCCCACACCCAGGGAAACCAAGTCGTCACCGTCGTCAGCGCGATGGGCAAGAACACCGACCGCCTGGTCGAACTGGCCTACGAACTGAACGATCGGCCGCCGGCTCGCGAAATGGATGTGTTGCTGTCGACCGGCGAACAGGTGACCGTGGCGTTGATGGCGATGGCGATCGAATCGCTGGGATACATGGCGGTCAGTCTGACCGGAGCTCAGATGGGCATCCGCACCGACAACACCTTCACCAAAGCGCGTATTCAATCGATCGACACTCAACGCATCCAGGGCTATCTCGATGCGGGCAACATCGTGATCGCTGCCGGTTTCCAAGGGATCGACGATGATTTCAACATCACCACGCTCGGCCGTGGCGGCAGCGACACCACGGCGGTTGCACTGGCGGCGGTCCTGGGGGCCGACACGTGTGAAATCTACACCGACGTCGACGGCGTCTACACCACCGATCCGCGACTGTTGCCCGAAGCTCGACGCGTCGAAGTGGTCAGCTACGACGAAATGTTAGAGCTTGCCAGTCTTGGAGCGGGCGTGATGCACAATCGCTCGATCGAATTCGCCAAGAAGTTTGGCGTGCCGATCCATGTCCGCAGCAGCTTCTCCGACACGACGGGTTCGATGATCGTCGCCGAGTGCGAATCGGAATCGTCGCCAGTCTGCGGTGCGGCGATGACCAAAAACGAAGCCCGCGTCACGATCCTGGGCGTCCCCGACGTTCCCGGCACCAGCCTGGACATCTTCTCGCGGATCGCCGATCGCAAGATCGCTGTCGACATGATCGTTCAAAACGTGGGAACCGAAGGCCGAGCGGACGTCTCCTTCACCGTCCCCAGCAGCGAACTGGCGGTCACGTTGGAAGCCGCCCGCGACGCGATCGAAAAGATTGGTGCCCTGGGCGTTTCCTCGGACGAAAACGTCAGCAAGATCTCGGTCGTCGGCTTGGGGATGGCTCAACAAACCGGCGTCGCCCATCGGATGTTCTCCGCATTGGCCGAAGCGGGCATCAACATCTATATGATCACGACCAGCGAGATCAAGATCTCAGCACTGGTCCCACGCGAAAAAGCTCAAGACGCACTGCGCGTTGTCCACAACGCGTTTAAGCTCGAAAGCGTCGCCGAAGATGCTCGCAACTGGAGCCAGATTCAGCACGATCGCAGCCAGACCGCCGACCTGCAAAGCGTCGTCGCGACGCTGCAGGACGATACCTTGGAAAAGCTGACGCTGACCGATATCGCGTTGGTTCCCGACCAAGCGCGGATCACGCTGTTGGGCGTTCCCGACCGTCCCGGAATCGCCGCCGACATCTTTGCCGACGTTGGCAAGTCGGGGATCTTTGTCGACATGATCGTCCAGGGCTACGACGGCGAAGATGGCACGACAAGCGTCAGTTTCACCGTCCCCAAAGCCGACTATGCCAACAGCCGCGCCGTGGCCGAAGCGTTGTGCAAGAAGTTCAATCTGCGAGGCACCGACGGGGCGGACGACATCGCCAAGCTTTCGGTCAGCGGTATCGGACTCCGCAGCCACACCAGCGTCGGTACGATCATGTTCCGCACCCTTGCCCAAGCGGGCGTAAACATCCAGATGATCAACACGTCGGAGCTGCAGGTGAACGTCGTCATCCAAAGCGACAAAGCTGCCGAGACCGAGCGTCTGCTGCGCGAGACGTTTGCCGAATCGCTGCGATCTTAAGTGGCGTGCAGCTTCCCCCGCCCGGCCAAGTTTAACCCGCCCAGCGCAGCTGGGAGGGTCGGAAAAAGAGCGTTTAGCGAATTTTCCGGGGAGGGCATTCACCAGGATCCAGCGACGCAGCTTTACCTCCGACGCCCCTCCCCGAACAACGCTTCGCTCGTTCGACCCTCCCCCGCAAACTGCGTTTGGGGAGGGTGAATTCATGATCACACCGGAAGCCCAAATTCACCCGCCCAGCGCAGCTGGGAGGGTCGGAAAATGAGCGTTTAGCGAGTTTTCCGGGGAGGGCATTCACCGGGATCCAGCGACGCGGCTTCACCTCCGACCGCCCCTCCCCGAACATCGCTTCGCTAGTTCGACCCTCCCCGCAAACTGCGTTTGGGGAGGGTGAATTCCTGATCACACCGGATGCATAAATTCACACGCCCGGCGCTACAAAAATTCCCCTATCGCTACCGCAACTGCCAGCTCTCGTCAAAGAAATTGGCGTCGACCACTTTGCCGGGCCACAGCGAATCGGCGGGTGTTCTTACGTCGATGACCGCCCAATCGGGCAGTTTGGGAACCTGCCGTGCGTTGTTCAAATAGGCGAACGTGCGATAGGTGAATCCGCTGTTGATCACGACGTATCGGGTCGGATTCTTCGGGTTCGGATAGATCATGACCGGAGCGTGATGCGCCGCGTCGAACGATTGCTCGCCGACAGTGACCACCTTGTCGTTCCAGCCGATCGGCAATTGATCGGCGATCGATCCCAGCACTGAATTACTGGACGGATCGCCAAACAGGATCAAGTGACAATTGGCGATCTCTTCGTCGGTCAGGTCGACATCGCGGCGGACGATCGCGTCGCCGCGGAATTGCCGCCGCCACTCGGTGACCATTCTCTCGAATTCGGCTCGCGTCCAAGCTTCGATCGCCGGATGGGCTGCCGGCGAGGTCGGTTCGACCAGGATAAAGCGGTCCATAAACGCATCGTCGATCGGCCCCTGCAACGCGTGGCGTTTCTGCAGGCCCGCCGAAGGGCGACGGCCTAACTTCCAAGTCGCTCCGTCGCGGTAGACTTCGCAAACCCAAGATCGATCCGATTCGGGCTGCGGCCCGGCGATCATCTGCGTTTGCGGAAAGCCTTCCCCTGCGCTGTCCGTTCCCGTGACGGTCAGTTCCAAGTTCACCGGATGCCGGGGATCGAAGGGGCTCGTGCCAGCGGGCAGTTCGATCCGCAAACCGTTGACTCCGGCAACACTCAAACGCACTGTGTTCCCCTCTCCTTGCAAGCCACCGCGAACCGTCGCTTTTTCCCAATGCGATTCGAGCTCCGTGACGGTCAGCCAGAACGACTTGTTGTATCGCAGCGTGTAGGTTGCAAAGTCGATCGTTTCGGGCAATCGATCGCGGCCGCCACGGGCAAGGCTGGCAAGCTTCCGTTCGATCAACTGCAGCGAATCGGGATGGATCGTGTGCTTCGTCTCGGGTCCGATCAGATGCGTCAAACGCAATCCTTCCCGCTGCATCGCTTGTTCCATGATGTCAGCCGCCTGTTTCTGCTTGTCCAATTCGCCGCTGTAGGCGACCGTCGGCAGATTAAATAGGTTGGCGGCATAGCCGGTGCAGTCGTACATCTGCCACAGCTTTTTCTCGTACCAGGTTGGATCGAGCGTTTCGCTTTGGAAGGTTCGCAGGAACTCCGGAGTCTCGGAGAATCCGGCACCAGGGTTCGCGGCGAAGAAGAGGCTGGGGTAATGAACGGCCAGCTGCCAACAACCGGCTCCTCCCATCGAGAACCCCCGTACACTGACCCGGTCGTTGTCGACGCGGTACTGCGTGCGGGCGTGCTGCAAAGCTTCGAGGACGTCGATCTCACCGGCGAATTTGAAGGCGTTGCAGTACCGGCCATAAGGATGCAGGACCAGCGTGTCGGCTGGCGAAATCCGGCCCACCTGATTCATCCGTTCGTGGATAAAGACCGCTTCGGAACTGCGTTCGCCGCGGCCGTGCAGCCACAGGTCCAAGCGATGCTTCGTCGCGCCGGAGGAGGAATAACTCTCGGGAACGACCATCCCGTACGGCTGAACCGTGTCGTCGATCCGAGAGCGAAAGCCGCGAACGACCAGGCCGGTCTGCGTGGTCCATGGAGCCTTGCCCGCCGCCAACGCTTCGGCGCGATCGAGCCCTTCGGCCAGCACCTGTCGCGCCTTGTTGACGTCTCGTTCGGCGAACAGTTCGCGGTGCGCGACCGCATCGCGGATCGCGCGGGCGAAGATTTCGACGTCGGGCAGCAACGCTTGCCCCAACGGTTCTTTGGCATCGCGAATCTGCTGGATCTTCGCGTTCAATTTCTCCAATCCCGCGAGCAGTTCGTCTCGATCGGCCGGCTTCATTTCGATTCCCACCGGCGGCACGGGGCGGACCGTGGTGGCATGGTTATCCGCAGGACCGTCGGCTAGAACCAGATTGGACAAGAGGACCAGAGAGAAACTGAAAAACAAGCTTCGCATGGAGAGGGATTCCCGAGGGAGAAAGGGGCTATCGTGAGGGTGCCCAATCATGGTCGAAAGGTTCCCCGATTGCAAATTCGCGTCCCCCGACGGCGACGCAAATGCGGCGTTTTCCGCTCGACCGACCTCCCCCGAGCGTCTACCCCGCAAAAAACGATTTACCCATCGTTTCCCAAGACTATACCTTGATGAGAGACCAACCTTGGGCGACTATAGAGAGCTAGCGAACGCAAGCATCCTACGAACACCACGTCCCAGGCAGCTTCCCGCAGAAGCCCCCCCATGCATATGGGACTCAGGGCGTCCCTTGAAGTGGCCTCACCGCCGTCTTGGGAAATATCCCCGCCACACCCGCTGGGAGCCCAACCTTGGGGCCGCGTTCCACCGCCTCCGCTTTGAACCTCATTCCTGATTTAATCGCGAGCTTTCCCCCGTGTCGTTTTTTAAAATCCCTTGCCCCAAATGCAACAAATCGCTGAAGGTTTCTATCGATCTGGCGGGCAAGAGCCGGGCTTGTCCCTACTGCCGTGCGACGGTCCGAATCCCCGACGCGGAGCCTTTGGAAGATACCGAACCCTCGGGCGGATTTCCGAATCTGAATCTTGGCGACAAACCGGCCGCTGCGAAACCGACGCCCGCCGCGGCGGCAGCCCCCGCCCTGCCGAACTTTACGGCCACGCCCGCTGTTGCGCCAGCGGCGCCGGCGGCCAAGAAGCGTCACGTTAAAGCGAAACGCCCGCAGAAGAGCTGGTTCAGCGCGGGCAACGGCGAAGCGGCCAGCAGCGACGTGAGCCTGGTGATCAGCGGATTGATCGGTGCGGTTGCGACGGTCATCTGGTTGGGGCTGATGTTTCCGCTGCGACAGTTCCAATTCGGCCAGCTGTTTTGGGATCGCGGCCCGGTCCCCTTCCCGACGACTCTGTTGATGTTCTGGGCGTTGGCGATCCTGTTCCTGAAATGGTTGAACCTGAAGAAACAGAAAGACGCGATGCTGCTGGACGTGCTGCCGGTGGAGATCTCCAACGAGATCACTGTCGGTTCGCTGGACCGGTTCATCATGAACATCAACGAACTGCCTGGTGCATCGAGCGACACGTTTTTGGTCAACCGCGTGGTCCGCGGCATCGAACACTTCCGCGTTCGCAAAAGCGCCGCGGAAACCGTGACGATGATGGAATCGCAATCGGCGATCGATGCCAACAACGTCGCTGGTAGTTACACGATTCTGAAGGTCTTCATTTGGTCGCTGCCGATCTTGGGCTTTATCGGTACGGTCATGGGCGTTAGCGCGGCGGTTGCCAGTTTGGCGACCAGCCTCAGCGGCGGCGGCAACATGGACGCGATGAAGGCTGCGTTGCAGGACGTCTTCGGCGGTCTGGGAACCGCGTTTGATACGACGCTGTTGGCGCTGATCATGAGTATGTTGGTCAAGCTGCCCGCGTCGGCGTTGCAGAAGAGCGAAGAGGATTTGATCTCGAGCGTCGATGAATACTGCAACGAGAACCTGTTGCGTCGATTGAACGACGGGCGCGAGGGTGGAGCCGAACGAGGCGCCGGTGGCGCCAGCAGCGGCGGCGACGTGGCGATCTTCCGCGCTGCGGTCGAACAGGCGTTGGGAACCCAGCATGCCGAAATGGAACGCTGGCTGAAGAAGCTCGACGCGATTGGCACCAGCTTGACGTCGCAGGTCTCCAAAGGCTGGGACGAAGTCAACGGTCGGATCGAACAACAGCAGCAGCAACACGTTGCGATGCTGCAGAAACAGACACTCGATCAGCAAGCGGTGCTGCAGGCGCAACTCGACCAGATGGCCAACGCGGCGGAGAAGATCCAAGGAACGCTGGCGAATCTCGCCGATCAAGCGGCCAGCATGAGCAACAACGTGAGTGGCACGTTTGCCCAATCGCAGACCACGATGCAGGAACATCTGGCGGGGCTCGACCGCGGGCTCTCCAGCCTCAGCGGCGTCCTGGAAAAACTGGGAGACCAACAGGTCGTGGTGCAACAAGTCGAAGCGCGACGTTCGGGTTGGTTTGGTGGTGGATCCAAGAAGGCCTCGCGAAACGGAAGGCGATAGGAATCGAACATGGCTAGACGTCCTCGAACCAACGACGACGAGATCTCACTGTTTCCATTCTTGAGTATCGTTGCCTGTGTGATCGGCGTGTTGACGATGATGATCGCCACGCTCGCCCTTGCGCAAACCGATTCCCCCGACATCGCGCAGATCGAAGAATACGAATCGGTTCAGAAGAAGCAGAAAGAGGCGGATGAATCGATCCAACAGTTGCAACAACGGATCTCGGTCTCCAATTCGGCAGCCCTCCATCTGAAAGAAACTCAGAAGGAACGCAAGCTGACCCAGGCGGAACTCGAAGCCCTGCTTCAAGAGACCGAAGAGCTGGAAAAGCAACTCGCCGAGCAGAAGAAATTGGAAGTCGTCATCCCGAAGGTGAACCCCAAGGACCGCGAAACGATTGGCGACATGCAAACTCAGTTGTCGTCGGTCCAGGAACAACTGGCCCAACTGGAAGCTCAACTGAAGAAACGCGAAGACGTTCCCACCGAAGGGAACGTGACGATCCTGCCGCAAGGAAGCGGAGCGACGTTTGTGCCTCACTTCGTCGAATGCGCCGACGGATCGTTAGTGCTGCACAACCTGCCCGAACCCAAGCGGGTGCGAACCTCCGAGGCGGGTGGCGACAAGGACTTCAAGGACCTGATGAACAAGGTCCTCAATGGCAAAGACGACACGATCATCTTCCTGGTTCGCAGCGACGGCCTGAGCACCTATCGAACGCTCAAGAGCCTGTGCGATTCGAACGACGTGCGAAACGGCAAGATCCCCGTCGTCGGCAAGGGTCGGATCGACCTGAGTGTGTTTACGGAAAAACAAACCAAGGCGAAATAGACGCGATGTTTGAATTAGTACTAGGGACGGGAAATCGCAAGAAGGCGATCGAGATCCAAGCGGTGATGCCCACCGATCGGGTCCGGTTGACCACGTTGGCCGATTGGCCCACGGCG from Rosistilla carotiformis includes the following:
- the lpxD gene encoding UDP-3-O-(3-hydroxymyristoyl)glucosamine N-acyltransferase, producing the protein MKPIAIRQLANELAATVIGDDSLQITGANPIGEASASEITLLDNVERRSDLESTAASAVVVASELENCPLVQLIVPDVHAAFMEIVAKFRPSQVVAPAGISPHAVVDPSAQIAHDATIGPGCVIGANVTIGPRCNLVSGVTVMAGCTLGSEVNLMPGVLLYENTILEDRVWIHGGSILGAFGFGYRQSEGKHIRTGQLGYVHVEADVEIGAAVTIDRGTYGATRIGCGTKIDNQVQIAHNVQVGRHNLICSQVGIAGSSSTGDYVVLAGQVGLKDHIKLGDGVIVGAQGGVMADCEPGNVYLGSPATKQKEQMQIFAMWRRLPEMRRQIKTLEKQLSKMQEPNASQTKAA
- a CDS encoding cofactor-independent phosphoglycerate mutase, which codes for MKYVIIIPDGCADEALEALGGKTPLQAAQIPHMDAIAAAGTVGLSNNTPAHFPAGSEVANLCLLGYDPNQYFTGRAPLEAAAQGIELGPHDWAVRCNLVTIEDQTMVDFTADHITTAESTELLKSLQEKLGSDQIQFVPGVSYRNLMLFRGSAESPAPFGQETRTSAPHDLTDLPVVDDFPRGPGSDLISELMAASHEIFADHPVNVARRAAGKRPATNVWLWGQGRAPSLPPFREAYGPQGVMITAVDLLRGIAAIVGWPRIEVAGATGYLDTDYAAKGQAAIEALKEYDLVCVHIEAPDEASHEGRYDAKIEALQQIDSQIVGPLHAALQAQGDYRILVMPDHPTFCSTKKHTHGMVPFAIAGSDTKADPAQTFDEVAAASTGKSFDQGWDLMKEFTAR
- a CDS encoding aspartate kinase, with translation MSLIVQKFGGTSVADVEKIRAAARKAIRAHTQGNQVVTVVSAMGKNTDRLVELAYELNDRPPAREMDVLLSTGEQVTVALMAMAIESLGYMAVSLTGAQMGIRTDNTFTKARIQSIDTQRIQGYLDAGNIVIAAGFQGIDDDFNITTLGRGGSDTTAVALAAVLGADTCEIYTDVDGVYTTDPRLLPEARRVEVVSYDEMLELASLGAGVMHNRSIEFAKKFGVPIHVRSSFSDTTGSMIVAECESESSPVCGAAMTKNEARVTILGVPDVPGTSLDIFSRIADRKIAVDMIVQNVGTEGRADVSFTVPSSELAVTLEAARDAIEKIGALGVSSDENVSKISVVGLGMAQQTGVAHRMFSALAEAGINIYMITTSEIKISALVPREKAQDALRVVHNAFKLESVAEDARNWSQIQHDRSQTADLQSVVATLQDDTLEKLTLTDIALVPDQARITLLGVPDRPGIAADIFADVGKSGIFVDMIVQGYDGEDGTTSVSFTVPKADYANSRAVAEALCKKFNLRGTDGADDIAKLSVSGIGLRSHTSVGTIMFRTLAQAGVNIQMINTSELQVNVVIQSDKAAETERLLRETFAESLRS
- a CDS encoding prolyl oligopeptidase family serine peptidase, with the translated sequence MRSLFFSFSLVLLSNLVLADGPADNHATTVRPVPPVGIEMKPADRDELLAGLEKLNAKIQQIRDAKEPLGQALLPDVEIFARAIRDAVAHRELFAERDVNKARQVLAEGLDRAEALAAGKAPWTTQTGLVVRGFRSRIDDTVQPYGMVVPESYSSSGATKHRLDLWLHGRGERSSEAVFIHERMNQVGRISPADTLVLHPYGRYCNAFKFAGEIDVLEALQHARTQYRVDNDRVSVRGFSMGGAGCWQLAVHYPSLFFAANPGAGFSETPEFLRTFQSETLDPTWYEKKLWQMYDCTGYAANLFNLPTVAYSGELDKQKQAADIMEQAMQREGLRLTHLIGPETKHTIHPDSLQLIERKLASLARGGRDRLPETIDFATYTLRYNKSFWLTVTELESHWEKATVRGGLQGEGNTVRLSVAGVNGLRIELPAGTSPFDPRHPVNLELTVTGTDSAGEGFPQTQMIAGPQPESDRSWVCEVYRDGATWKLGRRPSAGLQKRHALQGPIDDAFMDRFILVEPTSPAAHPAIEAWTRAEFERMVTEWRRQFRGDAIVRRDVDLTDEEIANCHLILFGDPSSNSVLGSIADQLPIGWNDKVVTVGEQSFDAAHHAPVMIYPNPKNPTRYVVINSGFTYRTFAYLNNARQVPKLPDWAVIDVRTPADSLWPGKVVDANFFDESWQLR
- a CDS encoding MotA/TolQ/ExbB proton channel family protein, with translation MSFFKIPCPKCNKSLKVSIDLAGKSRACPYCRATVRIPDAEPLEDTEPSGGFPNLNLGDKPAAAKPTPAAAAAPALPNFTATPAVAPAAPAAKKRHVKAKRPQKSWFSAGNGEAASSDVSLVISGLIGAVATVIWLGLMFPLRQFQFGQLFWDRGPVPFPTTLLMFWALAILFLKWLNLKKQKDAMLLDVLPVEISNEITVGSLDRFIMNINELPGASSDTFLVNRVVRGIEHFRVRKSAAETVTMMESQSAIDANNVAGSYTILKVFIWSLPILGFIGTVMGVSAAVASLATSLSGGGNMDAMKAALQDVFGGLGTAFDTTLLALIMSMLVKLPASALQKSEEDLISSVDEYCNENLLRRLNDGREGGAERGAGGASSGGDVAIFRAAVEQALGTQHAEMERWLKKLDAIGTSLTSQVSKGWDEVNGRIEQQQQQHVAMLQKQTLDQQAVLQAQLDQMANAAEKIQGTLANLADQAASMSNNVSGTFAQSQTTMQEHLAGLDRGLSSLSGVLEKLGDQQVVVQQVEARRSGWFGGGSKKASRNGRR
- a CDS encoding coiled-coil domain-containing protein — its product is MARRPRTNDDEISLFPFLSIVACVIGVLTMMIATLALAQTDSPDIAQIEEYESVQKKQKEADESIQQLQQRISVSNSAALHLKETQKERKLTQAELEALLQETEELEKQLAEQKKLEVVIPKVNPKDRETIGDMQTQLSSVQEQLAQLEAQLKKREDVPTEGNVTILPQGSGATFVPHFVECADGSLVLHNLPEPKRVRTSEAGGDKDFKDLMNKVLNGKDDTIIFLVRSDGLSTYRTLKSLCDSNDVRNGKIPVVGKGRIDLSVFTEKQTKAK